In Gemmatimonadota bacterium, the sequence GCGCCGAACTTCGACGACCGGCTGACCGAGCCCACCGTGCTGCCGGCGAAGGTGCCCAACCTGCTGATCAACGGCAGCAGCGGCATCGCGGTCGGCATGGCCACGAACATCCCCCCGCACAACCTGCGCGAGGTCGTCGCGGCGTGCGTGCGCATGATCGAGCAACCGGACGTGGACTCCGAGGGGCTCATGGAGCACGTGCACGGGCCCGACTTCCCGACAGCGGGGTTCGTGCTGGGGCGCGCGGGTATCCGGGACGCCTACACCAACGGCCGCGGCCGCATCGTCATGCGTGCTCGTGCCGAAGTACAGGAGGAGGAAGGCGCCAAGCCGCGCATCATCGTGACGGAGATCCCGTTCATGGTGAACAAGACGCGCCTCATCGAGCAGATCGCTTCGCTCGTCAGAGACCGCCGCGTGGAGGGCGTCACGGACCTGCGCGACGAGTCCGACCGCGACGGCATGCGCGTGGTGATCGAGATGCGACGCGACGTGGTGCCGCAGATCGTCCTGAATCAGCTCTTCAAGCACACGCAGATGCAGGCCACCTTCGGCACCATCATGCTGGCGCTGGTGGACGGCGTGCCGCGCGTGATGAACCTGCGCCAGCTGATCCGACACTTCCTGGACCACCGCCACGAGGTGGTCGTGCGCCGCACCGAGCACGACCTGAGGAAGGCGCTGGAGCGCGAGCACATCCTCGAGGGTCTCAAGATCGCCGTCGACAACATCGACGAAGTGGTGGCGGTCATCCGCGGCTCGCGCGACGCCGAACAGGCCGGCGCGCGGCTGCGGGAGCGCTTCGGGCTGAGCGAGCGCCAATCGAAGGCCATCCTGGACATGCGCCTGGCGCGCCTCACCGGCCTCGAGATCGAAAAGCTCGAGGAGGAGCTGACGGAGGTGCGCGCCACGATCGAGGAGCTGCGGGACATCCTGGGCAGCGAGGAGCGCCGCTACCAGTTGATCCGAGCCGAGCTCGAGGAGATCGCGGAGAAGTTCGGCGACGACCGGCGCACCGAGATCCTCGGCGACTTCGAGGAGCTCACGACGGAGGATCTGATCGCCGACGAGGAGATGGTCATCACCGTCTCCCGCACGGGCTACATCAAGCGCCTGCCCGTGGACACGTTTCGGAGCCAGCGCCGGGGCGGACGTGGCCTGCAGGGGATGAACACGAAGGAGGAGGATTGGGTCGAGCACGTTTTCCGCGCACGCACCCACGACGTCCTGATGTTCTTCACCCGACGTGGCCAGTGCTACTGGCTCAAGGTCTGGCAGATCCCGCAGGCGGGCCGCAACGCGCGCGGCAAACCCATCGTGAACCTGCTGGCGTTGGCCGACAGCGAGCAGATCGCGGCGCTGTTGCCCGTACGTGAGTTTTCCGATGACCGCTCGCTGCTCTTCGCCACCCGCAACGGCGTCATCAAGAAGTCGCCGCTGTCCGCATACCAGCACATGCGGACCGTGGGACTCAACGCCATCAACATCGGCGAGGACGATGTCCTCATCGACGTGCAGATCACCGACGGTGACGATGAGGTCATTCTGGCGACGCACAACGGCCTGGCCATCCGGTTCCACGAACGCGACGCGCGTTCGATGGGGCGTGCGACCACCGGGGTGCGCGGGATCAATCTGAGCAAGGGCGACCGCGTGGTGGGCATGGTGATCGTGCGCCGGCAGACAGCGGACGACGCCACGCTCCTCACCGTTACCGAGCGCGGGCGCGGCAAGCGCAGCGCGGTGGCGAACTACCGGCTCCAGCGGCGCGGAGGGAAGGGCGTTCTCAATTTCCGCATCACGGACGCTACCGGGAAGATCGTGGCGGTGAAGGAAGTGCTGCCGGGCGGCGAGCTCATGCTGATCAGCCGGAACGGCGTGGTGAACAG encodes:
- the gyrA gene encoding DNA gyrase subunit A; this translates as APNFDDRLTEPTVLPAKVPNLLINGSSGIAVGMATNIPPHNLREVVAACVRMIEQPDVDSEGLMEHVHGPDFPTAGFVLGRAGIRDAYTNGRGRIVMRARAEVQEEEGAKPRIIVTEIPFMVNKTRLIEQIASLVRDRRVEGVTDLRDESDRDGMRVVIEMRRDVVPQIVLNQLFKHTQMQATFGTIMLALVDGVPRVMNLRQLIRHFLDHRHEVVVRRTEHDLRKALEREHILEGLKIAVDNIDEVVAVIRGSRDAEQAGARLRERFGLSERQSKAILDMRLARLTGLEIEKLEEELTEVRATIEELRDILGSEERRYQLIRAELEEIAEKFGDDRRTEILGDFEELTTEDLIADEEMVITVSRTGYIKRLPVDTFRSQRRGGRGLQGMNTKEEDWVEHVFRARTHDVLMFFTRRGQCYWLKVWQIPQAGRNARGKPIVNLLALADSEQIAALLPVREFSDDRSLLFATRNGVIKKSPLSAYQHMRTVGLNAINIGEDDVLIDVQITDGDDEVILATHNGLAIRFHERDARSMGRATTGVRGINLSKGDRVVGMVIVRRQTADDATLLTVTERGRGKRSAVANYRLQRRGGKGVLNFRITDATGKIVAVKEVLPGGELMLISRNGVVNRQRADEIRVIGRATQGVRVMALDDGDELVDVARLAREDDEIEEESTDVAAAQEEVTGAEVGAAAEETE